TTGAGGTCAGAGGCTGCTGATACTGTTGTTGTGGTTTGGTCCTGGTTGTTTGTGGGGTTTTGGTCGTATGTGTTGTTGTTTACAGTTGCAGTGTTGGTTATAATGGTGTTGGATTTTATGATTTGAGCTATTATATTTAGTGTAATTGATGCTCCATTTGAGAGGGTATCTATGGTCCATATCCCTGTATTATGGTTATATTTTCCATTACTGTCATCTGATATCCATTGGAGTCCGGATGGTAGATAATCACTTACAGCGATATTATTGCTTGCGTCTGGTCCATTGTTAGTTACAGTTATGGTGTAATGTATTTTATCCAGGTAATTGGCAGTTGTTTTATCTACTGTTTTGCTTATTCCCAGATCTGAAGCTGGACTTACATTTACAGTCGTATTTGACTGGTCATTACCAGGTTCTGGGTCGTAATTAGTTCCTGTTATATTGGCAATATTGGTTATTTGGGTGTTTGAAGAGACAACCTGTGCTATAATATTTAATATTGCTTCTCCGCCATTTGCCAGGCTTCCAATGGTCCATGTTCCTGTTATGAAATTGTATGTTCCATTCCCGCTGGCTGATATGAATTTTAATCCTGCAGGTAATTTATCTAGTACAGTAACACCTGTTGCATTATCTGGCCCGTTGTTGTGCACTTTTAATGTGAAAGTGACATTTTGCAGATAGTTGGGCCGGGTATTATCCACGGTTTTGGTTATTTCCAGGTCAGAAGTATTTACATATAATCCTCCTGCTGGAACCTGTGCTTCGGCATCTGCATGTCCAATTACTAGATTAACAAGGCCTCCTCCAAGAAGACCAAGAATTTGCAGCCGCAAAGCATCACCTGATGCTTTGGCATAGGTACCGTCAGCAGAAGTGGTACTTTCAGTACTGCCCAATGAAAGAGTTAATATGTTAAGGCCCAGAAGGCCAATATTAACACGGCCATTTAAGGTTAAATCGTCTAATATGCTTATACCCAGAGCTTTAATATCTGCTACGTTCCATGTGAACTTTGCAGTAGCGCCTCCTGGTTTTCCATTTACTGAAGCTACTGCATTTGATTGTAATGCTTCAATGTCTAGTAAAGGAATTCCTAAAAGAGTTAGAGTTATATCAGCTACTCCTGCATTTGAAGAGCTTATTAAAATGCCTGTATTAAAATTGGGCGTTACGCTGCTGTTTGCAGTTATAAGATCGGCATTTAATGATAATACATCCAATAATTGTAGAAGCTTTATACCTACATCAATTGATGCCACTTCTCCTGATCCACTTGATTGTGGTAAAGTAGCACTTGAATTAGAAGTAGCACTTAATAGACCTACATCTATACCTAAAAGCTTTAGAGATGAGAGCAAACTGGCATTATTCGATGGAAGCAGCCCTCCTATTTTACTGCCTTCATCACCTGTTGAATATACATCTAAAAGTCCTGCTAATAAACTTCCGGTAAGAAGTTTAACTTCTAAAGGAGTTCCTCCTCCCTTGGAATAATTTGGGGAGGTACTGTTTACCAATGCGCTTGATTTTCCAGCGTAAATATCTACCAGAATATCTGGCAGTGCTCCTACATTGAGTACATAACTTGATGCACTACCGCTGTATTTAAGCAGATTATAAAGTCTAAAATTTGCGGTACCGTAAAGATTAGGGTCGCTTAGGTTTGAACTGGGTGCAACTGTTATTGTTTTAGAAATAGGCATATAACCTAATTTACTTGCAATTATTGTAAAACTCGTTTTAGAACTAATGAAATTTAATGAATAGGTACCATCATTGTGGGTTGTAGTTTGTGCTACCTGTGCGTTATTTTGGATAACCCTTATTGTAACACCTCCAAGACCCTTGTTGGTAGAATTATCTTTGACTACTCCCGATATTATAGGATCTGGAATTTGGCTGCTGGTACTTTTTACACTTGTTGATGATTGTAAAGAGTGAAAACTAGAATTGGTGTTATTGGCTGTTATATTGCTTGTATCTGCTGCTGAAACTGTACTGCAAAGAGCCAATGTGATGATACATGTTAATATTAATATTGTTCTTTTGATATTCATTTGAGAATCACCTCCTGTTTTTTTAAAAGAAATTCAAATCTTTAAATAGTTATATTGACATTTTTTCGGCGATTTTTATGAATTCACTACATCTAAAAGAATGTGAAGTATAGTAAAACATTTGTACTAATAGTGAACTGTTTGTGGGTAATATCACACGTTTATTAAAGAATTTGAATAGTTATGTGATTTGACTAATATTTTCAGTTCCATTTCAATAATTCATACTATAAAGTTTGGTACGTTATGCACAAAACGAAAAGAAGTATATCTACTTTTATTTAGTAATATAATACCATATTATATTATTAAAAAATAAATAATTTTTATAAATCAATTTTTATGTCAGATAGATAGTTTTAAAAATACTATTATAGTTAAAATAATCTTTTAGACCATTTTAATAATATAAATAAATAAAATAGCTTTTAAATTTTAAATTATGTTTATTTATGCATTTTAATTGCTTTAAAATTTATATATAAATTTTATTTATTAAATTAAATTTGCAGTAATTTTATAAAATCAAAATAGGAATGTATATAATCATAATACTTTATTAAAACTATTTTAAGCTCCATTATGTATTATTCATATGTATATTAGTTATACATTAATAATAGAATTGATAGTAGATGTATTTCTACAAAACAGGTTAAATTAAGAAATTTTTATATAACGAAATTTAAAAAGAAAAAAAGTAAAAGATGAATTTTACCATCCAGTGTGTTACTTAAGTTATGATTGCATTTCCTTTTATAGATGCAACAGTTGTCAATTTGACATTTGAGACCATTGCTTGTTCAACTATATGCATCACGACCTTAGAACCATTTTTTAAATTACCAATAGTCCATACTCCTGTTTTAGAGTTGTATTGGATGTTCTTGTCTTTGGATATGTATTTAAATCCTTTAGGCATTTTAAGAGTTACAGTAACGTTTTTAGCGTTCATTGGACCGTAATTGTATGCTGTTATTGTAAATGTAACTTTCTGTTTATATTTGGGGTGTGCGTTGTTTACTGATATCTTTACAGCTAAATCAGCTGCGGGTCCAATTTTCACGATTGCAGCTGCATTGTTATTGCTGGATTTTTGATCATAGTTGTTTCCAGTTATAGTAGCAGTGTTAGTTACCTTGGTGTTTGGAGCGGTAGCTTGTGCCACTATGTTCAGCACTGCAGTTGCGCCGTTTGCTAAGTTTCCGATGGTCCATGTCCCTGTTGTGGAGTTGTATGTTCCATTGCCGCTGGCTGATATGAATTTTAATCCTGCAGGTAGTTTGTCAGTGACTTTAATTCCTGTGGCATTATCTGGTCCGTAGTTGTGTGCTGTTAGGGTGAATGTAACTTTCTGCAGGTATTTAGGATTTGCATTGTTTACAGTTTTAGTAATTCCTAAATCTGAAGCGAGGTTTACAGTTATTGTTGAGTTATTTCGGTTGTTGGTTGAATTCTGGTCATAATTAGTCCCGTTTATAGATGCAATATTAGTTATTTTGGCGTTTGAAGTAATTACCTGTGCTATAATTTTTAGTATTGCATCTTTCCCGTTTGCTAGGTTTCCGATGGTCCATGTCCCTGTTGTGGAGTTGTATGTTCCATTGCCGCTGGCTGATATGAATTTTAACCCTGCTGGTAGTTTGTCTGTTACTTTTACTCCGGTTGCTGTGTTTGGGCCATTGTTGTGAGCGGTTAATGTGTATGTGACATTTTGAAGGTAGTTTGGACATGCATTATTTACTGTTTTAATAATTTTTAAATCTGAAGCTGCACCCACAGTTATTGTTGTATTAGACTGATTGTTGGTTGAATTCTGGTCGTAATTATCTCCTTTTACTTCTGCAATGTTGGTTATTTTGGTGTTTGATACGATGACCTGTGCTATGATACTTAGTGTTGCTTCTGCTCCATTTGTTAGTGTTCCGATGGTCCATATTCCTGTTGCGGAATCGTAGTCACCATTTGAAGATATGAATTTCAGCCCTGCTGGTAGTTTGTCCGTTACTTTTACTCCTGTTGCAGCGTCTGGGCCGTAATTGTGTACTATTAGGGTAAAAGTTACATTTTCAAGATATTTTGGATTTGTGTTGTTTGCTGTTTTAGTAATTTTTAAATCTGAAGCTGTACCTACCGTTATAGTTGAATTGGACTGATCATTATTTGGATCTGGATCGTAGTTAGTTCCAGTTATATCAGCTATGTTGGTTATTTTGGTGTTTGATGCGATGACCTGTGCTATAATATTTAATGTTGCTTCTGCTCCATTTGTTAGTGTTCCGATGGTCCATATTCCAGTTGTAATATTGTAAGTACCGTTACCATTAGCTGATATAAATTTTAACCCTGATGGTAGTTTATCTGTTACTATTACACCTGCTGCTGCATCTGGTCCGTTGTTATGTACTTTTAAGGTGTAGGTTATGTTTTGAAGGTAGTTTGGATGGGTATTGTTTACTGTTTTGGTCACTTCAAGATCGGAAGTGTTTACATGTAGTCCTCCTACAGGGACCTGTGCTTCAGCTTCAACGTGGCCAATAATTAGATTAACCAGACCTCCTCCGAGAATGTCAAGAACTTGTAGTCTTAATGCATCACCTGATACTTTGGCGTAAGTACCGTCGGCAGAAGTATTTGTTTTTTGGCCGCCTAGAGATAGGGTTAGTATACCTGGAATTTCAATCCCTGCTTTTAATTGGTCCAGAGTAACAGTTGCACCTAAGAGTTTTATAGATGCTACCTGCCAGTTGAAGGTTGCAGATGCTCCTCCTGGTTTTCCGTTAACTAAAGCTGTCGCGCTTGTTTGTAATGCTTTAATTTCCAGTAATTTATCACCTAAAAGTGTTACAGTTATGTTAGCTACTCCTGCTTTTGAAGTGCTCACTAAGACTCCTGTATTAAAATTGGGTATTACGCTGCTGCTTGAACCTACTGCACCTACATTTAATGATAATATGTGGAGTGCTTTTAAAAGCGTTATATCCAGATCAATTGATGCAAGGGTACTTGTTCCACTTGCAGATGGGGTGTTGGCACTTGAATTTGATTCAGCACTTAAAAGGCCTATATTAAGTCCTAAATTATTCAAAATTTTGTTTAAAGTGGAATTAGTTGTAGGAAGCAGTCCTCCAGATTTATAACCTTCATTTCCTGTTGAGTATACATCTAATAGTCCAGATAATAGGCTGGCTGTTAGAAGTTTGATCTCTAAAGAGGATCCACCTCCAGTGGAGTAGGTTGTGGAGCTGCTATTTACTCCAGCACTTGATTTTCCCGCATATATGTCTAATAATATCTGGGGTAATGCACCTATGTTTAAAACATAACTTGAAGCATTACCGCTGTATTTAAGCAGTTTGTAAAGTTTAAAGTCTGCAATACCGTAAAAATTAGGATCGCTTAGGTTTGAACTGCGTTTAACTGTCATGGTTTTAGATATGGGCATATATCCTAGTTTGCTTGCGATTATAGTGTAAGTTGTATTGGAATTAATGAAGTTTAATGAGTATGTACCGTCATTGCGGGTTGTAGTTTGTGCTACCTGTGTGTTGTTTTGAATAACTTTTATTGTAACGTTTCCAAGGCCTTTGTTGGTAGAATTATCCTTGACTACTCCCGATATTATAGGATCTGGAATTTGGCTGCTGGTACTTTTTACACTTGTTGATGATTGTAAAGAGTGAAAACTAGAATTGGTGTTATTGGCTGTTATATTGCTTGTATCTGCTGCTGAAACTGTACTGCAAAGAATCAATGTAAAAATGCAAACTAATACTAATATTATTCTTTTGATATTCATTTGAAAATCACCTCCTGTTTTTGTAAAAAAAATTCAAATCTTTAATGTAGGCTTGGCAATTTTTGTAGAGATAGAAATGTGAAATATAGTAAAACATTTGTACTAATTGTAAACTGTTTGTGAGTATTATCCCACGTTTATTAAAGAATTTGAATGGTTTAGTGATTTGACTTCTTTTCAGTTTCAATAGTCCATACTATAAAATTTAATACGTTATTCACAAAACAAAAACAAGCACATATGCACATATTGGGAGTATTATATAATATTAGATTATTAATTAAAGATTTATTTTAAAAAATTAATTTATATTATCTGTTAGCCATTTTAAAACTTTAAAGGGGGATTAAAACTAGTTTTAGTTGATATAAAATGGTAACTTTGTAAAATAATTTATAAATAACTAATTTTTACACTTGAAATTGACCTCTGGAATAAGTGAAAGAACCCTATTATTTTTTAATAGTTTAAAACATAAAGTAATAAGGGATATAATCATGGAATATGATGTTGTGATAATTGGTGCAGGACCTGCAGGGCTGCTTGCAGCAGCTAAGTTAGCTGATCATCTTAAAGTTGTTTTAGTAGATAAAGGGAGAGGGATGGAAGGAAGATCATGTGCTGCCCTTAAAAACAGCACCTGTAGAAAGTGCAAACCATGTAATATAACTGGGGGACTTGGTGGAGCCGGGGGGCTTTCAGACGGCAAGCTCAATTTAAGGCCGGACATAGGAGGTAACCTTGAAGAGTTTGTAAACAATGAAGAAGCATGGAATATTATACATGAAATAGATGACTTTTTCTTAAGACATGGCGCCCCCGATGAGCTGTATTCTCCCTCTAAAGAAGATATATCCGAAATTTTAAAGAAATCTGCTGCTGCTGGAATTAAATTTATCCCAATAGTCCAGAGGCACATTGGATCAGATAAGACACCTGCTGTCATAAGCTCCATAAGGAAAGAACTTGAAAGTAAGGGTGTTGTTTTTTTACTTGAAACTGAAGTTCTTGATATTCTTGCTGATAAGGAAATAAAAGGAGTAGTTGCGCGGGGAAAATCTGGAAATGAATTTGAAATAAAATGTAACTATGTACTGGCAGCACCTGGAAGAGTTGGGGCATACTGGCTCTCAGATCAGCTTAAAAAGCTTAAAATTCCTATAAAATACAACCCGGTTGATATTGGAGTTAGAGTTGAGGTTCCACAAATTGTAATGGAACCTATAACTGAAATAGAGTGGGATCCTAAATTTCACATAACAACAAAAACATATGATGACTTTGTAAGAACTTTTTGTGTGTGCCCTAAAGGGTTCGTCGTTGAAGAAGTATATGATAGTTTTGTTGGTGTAAATGGGCATTCTATGCGTGAAAAATTATCTGAAAATACAAATTTTGCTTTTTTAGTTAGGGTAGAATTAACTGAACCTGTTGAAAACACCTCTGCATATGCTTTTTCAGTTGCAAGTATTGCTAACATACTTGGGGGTGGAAAACCCATCATTCAAAGACTTGGAGATCTTAAAAGAGGCAGGAGATCAACCTGGAAACGGATTGAAAAAAGCCATGTTATTCCAACATTTAACAATGTAGTGCCTGGTGATATTGCTATGGCCCTGCCAAATAGGCTGGTTGTAAATATTATAGAAGGTCTTGATGCATTGAGTGAAGTTATTCCGGGAGTAGCATCTGATTCAACACTTATCTATGCTCCAGAAATTAAACTGTATGCCATGAGAACTGAAGTAGATCGAGGGCTGAAAACTGGTATTGAAGGGCTTTATGTGGCAGGGGATGGGGCAGGAGTTTCAAGAGGGATTGTCGGAGCTGCTGCAACGGGCATTATAGCTTCAAATGATATTTTAAGGAAAATTAACTCCATGTAATCCTATAAATGAATATAAAATAATGGCTATTCTAATAAAAGAGTTTTGGTGTTTAATTAAATGTTATAATGCCTATTTTTCTACAGTTAACCTTATTTTGAGCTATTTTTGGATTAAAGGCATAAATTTATATCATATGTTATTAAGAATATATGTATTAGATTTGTGGACTCTGAAATAACTATTAGGAGGATTAAAATGAGAAGTCTGTTTGCGGGGATACTGGCCATAATTCTTGGTCTTATAGTTATTGCGTTTCCGTTTTTAACAACGGTAACGGTCAGCATATTTGCGGGTGTTGTGGTACTTTTAATAGCAATATGGCTGCTTATACTGGGAATATCTGAGTTAGAAATAAGCAGAACAACAGGTATATTGAATTTGATACTGGGTATTATAGCCCTGATAATAGCAATTGGTTTGATTATAAACCCTGCCTTACTCAGCTTTATAGCAGGACTAACCCTTTCTATAGCAGGTATATTCCTGATAATAGCAGGTTTAATATCGTTAGTAGATGGAATGCACCGAAAAATGGCATGGGCAGGCGTTTTAGGTATAGTCCTTGGTATTATCTATCTTATACTGGGTTTATTTGCATTCAATCCAGTTAACCTGGGATTCCTAATAGGTATCTGGCTGGTTATAACTGGTATATTCAAATTAGTAGAATGAATTTAAAGAGTGGTAATTAATTACCACATATTTTGTTTTAAAACATTTATTCCATTAAAAACTTCTAAATTAGCCAGTAATCTGTTTAAAAGATTATTAAAAGAATTTAAAAATAATTTTTAGAAAAAAGTATCTATTTTTTTTGGACAACTACAGCAGTTCCATAGGCTAAAATTTCCTGCATTACATTTGAAACTTCATTGGAATCATATCGAACGCTTATTATGGCATTGGCACCCATTTGCTGCGCATGATCTATCATCCTGTACACTGCTTCGTCCCTTGACTCTTCCATCATTTTAACGTATTCCTTTATTTCTCCACCAAACATGGAACGTATTCCTGCACCTACCTGCCCGCCTACACCTCTACTGCGGACAGTCAGTCCGTAACAAAAGCCTTTAGTTTCAACAACTTCATAGCCGGGGACATGGTTCGAGCTTACCACTATAAAACTCTGCTGTAACCCTCCCTCTTCAGTGTTTATAGGCATTTCGCCCTCTTGGGAAGTATTTCCTTTCCTTTTTTCTTCAAGTTTCCTTTGTATTTCCTCATTTGAGACCATGGGAACCAACTCATTTACTAAACTACAGTTATATTTGTCTAGTTAGATTTAAATTTTTATATTCCAGGTAAAAAATTAGTTAATGATTGAATTTCATTAACCTCCTTTTAAAAGCACTTCACCGGCAAATAATACTTATAATATCTCCACTTTTAAGCTCGTAGTCGCTGCTCACCCTCATACAGCTCCTTGCGTCCATAGCATGCATGAAGCTCTCACCAATATCTGTATGGATCACGTAAGCTAAATCCCTTGGTTTTGACCCTGTCCTAATTAGAATAGCGTCTGGAAGCACGTTACCTTTGCCGTCGCACATCTTATGTTCGTCTTCAACAGGGAAAACAACGATCATCTTTAAAAGGTTGAAAATAACTGCGTTTAAAGCTTCCTGTACCCCAGTACTCCCATATTTATCGAGTACGTGTTCCTTAATATAATTCAAGGCTTTTTTCTGGGCATCGCTTAATTTTTCAGGCTCTATTATTTCGAAGTCTGAGTCTCCTGAAGTATAATTTATCAAACCTGCTTCAGCAGCTTTTACCAGAGCTAATTCTGATTCAGCAGATGCGGGAATTACATTTTCGTATTTTTCCTGCAGGCGTTTTACATTTTCCTCTGCAGTTGGAAGGTCTGCCTTGTTGGCAACTATGAGCATTGGTTTAGCTATACGCAGCAGAACAGCTAAAAATTCCTGCATGTCTTCATCTTCCCAGGCATGATATTCGGCAGGGATAGACCTTTTTGCTTCGAGGATATCTTCTAAAGATATTCCAATTCCGCTGAGCTGGTCGTGTATAATTCTAGCAAAATCAACCTTCTCTGCCTGGGCCTTTCTTATTAACCTGCTCCAGTTTTTCTTCAATATCCCAAAGAGCCACATGGTTATCTCATGTTCTAAGAAGTCCACGTCTTCAAGAGGATCATGGGAACCTGCATCTACAGGCCGTCCTTCTTCATCAGTTGATCCTGAAGCGTCTATTATATGTATAAATGCTCCAGATTGCCTTAAATCGTCTAAAAACTTATTTCCAAGTCCACGTCCTTCGTGAGCTCCTGGAACTAACCCTGCAACGTCTATTAATTCTACAGGTATCATCCTGGTTCCTTCAACACATTTTGAGTTTCGTGGGTTGCATGTAATCTCTAGTTCTGTACATGGGCATTTTGTTGTGACATAGGCAACTGCTTTATTTGCATCTATGGTTGTGAATGGATAACTTGCAACTTCAACCTGACTTAAAGTTGCTGAATTAAAAAATGAAGATTTTCCAACGTTTGGCTTTCCTGTTACTCCGATCTGTAGCATTTTTATCACGTTCTATTTATTCTTTTTATCAGTTTAATATTGAGGTGAGGTAGCAGATAACATTTGTGGAAATTAATTTAATTAATTTAAACAGTTATAATGGAGAAAAGTAGTGTATAACACTAATAACTGGATAATTAATTAAAAAAATTTAGGTAAGGACGTATTTTTTCCCGTACCGTGTTTCATATGTGTAATATAATTTATAGGCCCATTTATAAGTCCAGTAGTAGTGCCATTCCCCATGGCGTTTGTACCAGTGTTTGTACCATTTCTTGTACCATTTTTTATGTGAAACCTTTGCTTTGTAGCTGTATTTTACTGTTCGATAAATTTTGTATTTATCTGTGTAAACATATGACAACGTACCTGACCTGTCAATGGCCATGAATTTGATGGTTTGGCTGGTTTTAAGGATAATGGGGCCTGTATAAACCAGACTATTTCTTGTAGGGTTACTTCCATTCAGCGTATAATAAATGGTTGCAGGTTCACTTGCTTTTAAGATTATAGTTAATGGGCTGTAGTATGAACCTCCTTTTAGATTAACACTTACTGAGGGAGCTGTTGAATCTGCTATTATGTTTGTTAAAGCCTTAAGTGCGTTA
The DNA window shown above is from Methanobacterium veterum and carries:
- a CDS encoding heavy metal-binding domain-containing protein; this translates as MPINTEEGGLQQSFIVVSSNHVPGYEVVETKGFCYGLTVRSRGVGGQVGAGIRSMFGGEIKEYVKMMEESRDEAVYRMIDHAQQMGANAIISVRYDSNEVSNVMQEILAYGTAVVVQKK
- a CDS encoding carboxypeptidase regulatory-like domain-containing protein, encoding MNIKRIILVLVCIFTLILCSTVSAADTSNITANNTNSSFHSLQSSTSVKSTSSQIPDPIISGVVKDNSTNKGLGNVTIKVIQNNTQVAQTTTRNDGTYSLNFINSNTTYTIIASKLGYMPISKTMTVKRSSNLSDPNFYGIADFKLYKLLKYSGNASSYVLNIGALPQILLDIYAGKSSAGVNSSSTTYSTGGGSSLEIKLLTASLLSGLLDVYSTGNEGYKSGGLLPTTNSTLNKILNNLGLNIGLLSAESNSSANTPSASGTSTLASIDLDITLLKALHILSLNVGAVGSSSSVIPNFNTGVLVSTSKAGVANITVTLLGDKLLEIKALQTSATALVNGKPGGASATFNWQVASIKLLGATVTLDQLKAGIEIPGILTLSLGGQKTNTSADGTYAKVSGDALRLQVLDILGGGLVNLIIGHVEAEAQVPVGGLHVNTSDLEVTKTVNNTHPNYLQNITYTLKVHNNGPDAAAGVIVTDKLPSGLKFISANGNGTYNITTGIWTIGTLTNGAEATLNIIAQVIASNTKITNIADITGTNYDPDPNNDQSNSTITVGTASDLKITKTANNTNPKYLENVTFTLIVHNYGPDAATGVKVTDKLPAGLKFISSNGDYDSATGIWTIGTLTNGAEATLSIIAQVIVSNTKITNIAEVKGDNYDQNSTNNQSNTTITVGAASDLKIIKTVNNACPNYLQNVTYTLTAHNNGPNTATGVKVTDKLPAGLKFISASGNGTYNSTTGTWTIGNLANGKDAILKIIAQVITSNAKITNIASINGTNYDQNSTNNRNNSTITVNLASDLGITKTVNNANPKYLQKVTFTLTAHNYGPDNATGIKVTDKLPAGLKFISASGNGTYNSTTGTWTIGNLANGATAVLNIVAQATAPNTKVTNTATITGNNYDQKSSNNNAAAIVKIGPAADLAVKISVNNAHPKYKQKVTFTITAYNYGPMNAKNVTVTLKMPKGFKYISKDKNIQYNSKTGVWTIGNLKNGSKVVMHIVEQAMVSNVKLTTVASIKGNAIIT
- a CDS encoding DUF308 domain-containing protein, producing the protein MRSLFAGILAIILGLIVIAFPFLTTVTVSIFAGVVVLLIAIWLLILGISELEISRTTGILNLILGIIALIIAIGLIINPALLSFIAGLTLSIAGIFLIIAGLISLVDGMHRKMAWAGVLGIVLGIIYLILGLFAFNPVNLGFLIGIWLVITGIFKLVE
- a CDS encoding carboxypeptidase regulatory-like domain-containing protein; this translates as MNIKRTILILTCIITLALCSTVSAADTSNITANNTNSSFHSLQSSTSVKSTSSQIPDPIISGVVKDNSTNKGLGGVTIRVIQNNAQVAQTTTHNDGTYSLNFISSKTSFTIIASKLGYMPISKTITVAPSSNLSDPNLYGTANFRLYNLLKYSGSASSYVLNVGALPDILVDIYAGKSSALVNSTSPNYSKGGGTPLEVKLLTGSLLAGLLDVYSTGDEGSKIGGLLPSNNASLLSSLKLLGIDVGLLSATSNSSATLPQSSGSGEVASIDVGIKLLQLLDVLSLNADLITANSSVTPNFNTGILISSSNAGVADITLTLLGIPLLDIEALQSNAVASVNGKPGGATAKFTWNVADIKALGISILDDLTLNGRVNIGLLGLNILTLSLGSTESTTSADGTYAKASGDALRLQILGLLGGGLVNLVIGHADAEAQVPAGGLYVNTSDLEITKTVDNTRPNYLQNVTFTLKVHNNGPDNATGVTVLDKLPAGLKFISASGNGTYNFITGTWTIGSLANGGEAILNIIAQVVSSNTQITNIANITGTNYDPEPGNDQSNTTVNVSPASDLGISKTVDKTTANYLDKIHYTITVTNNGPDASNNIAVSDYLPSGLQWISDDSNGKYNHNTGIWTIDTLSNGASITLNIIAQIIKSNTIITNTATVNNNTYDQNPTNNQDQTTTTVSAASDL
- a CDS encoding redox-regulated ATPase YchF, which encodes MLQIGVTGKPNVGKSSFFNSATLSQVEVASYPFTTIDANKAVAYVTTKCPCTELEITCNPRNSKCVEGTRMIPVELIDVAGLVPGAHEGRGLGNKFLDDLRQSGAFIHIIDASGSTDEEGRPVDAGSHDPLEDVDFLEHEITMWLFGILKKNWSRLIRKAQAEKVDFARIIHDQLSGIGISLEDILEAKRSIPAEYHAWEDEDMQEFLAVLLRIAKPMLIVANKADLPTAEENVKRLQEKYENVIPASAESELALVKAAEAGLINYTSGDSDFEIIEPEKLSDAQKKALNYIKEHVLDKYGSTGVQEALNAVIFNLLKMIVVFPVEDEHKMCDGKGNVLPDAILIRTGSKPRDLAYVIHTDIGESFMHAMDARSCMRVSSDYELKSGDIISIICR
- a CDS encoding NAD(P)/FAD-dependent oxidoreductase, which codes for MEYDVVIIGAGPAGLLAAAKLADHLKVVLVDKGRGMEGRSCAALKNSTCRKCKPCNITGGLGGAGGLSDGKLNLRPDIGGNLEEFVNNEEAWNIIHEIDDFFLRHGAPDELYSPSKEDISEILKKSAAAGIKFIPIVQRHIGSDKTPAVISSIRKELESKGVVFLLETEVLDILADKEIKGVVARGKSGNEFEIKCNYVLAAPGRVGAYWLSDQLKKLKIPIKYNPVDIGVRVEVPQIVMEPITEIEWDPKFHITTKTYDDFVRTFCVCPKGFVVEEVYDSFVGVNGHSMREKLSENTNFAFLVRVELTEPVENTSAYAFSVASIANILGGGKPIIQRLGDLKRGRRSTWKRIEKSHVIPTFNNVVPGDIAMALPNRLVVNIIEGLDALSEVIPGVASDSTLIYAPEIKLYAMRTEVDRGLKTGIEGLYVAGDGAGVSRGIVGAAATGIIASNDILRKINSM